From the genome of Roseivivax sp. THAF197b:
GCGCGGTCGTGATACCGTCGTGATATTTGACGCGACATTTTCGACCGATCCTTTCTGACAGGACTTTCCCATGACCCGATCCTTTTCCGATTGGCTGACGGCCACCAAGGCGGCCGATTTCGACGAGCTCCGCACTCATGTGAGCGCAGAACCGGACCTTTGGGCCGGGATCTCGACCCTCCCGCAAGCCCAGGCCCGGATCGAGGCGTTGCCGGGTCTGACCGAGCAGGCCCGCCGCGCGCGCCAGATGGACCTTGCCCGCGCATTCCTGGCCTTCGAGCAGGCCGCGCCCCGTCGCCGCAGCGCAGGGCTTCTATCGTTCGGGCTCAGCGTCTTCGCGCTGATGGTGATCGTGCTGGGCGTCATCGCCTTCGGGATTTTCTCGAAGTCGGAGCCCACGCTTCTCGATCAGCTGTCCGACACGGAGACGGCGCGCGGTCTGATCACCTTCATCTTCGCGCTGGGCGTGATGTCGCTGGCGCTGATCATCGTCAGTGCGAGCTTCATCTCGGACAGCTCGCGCAGCCATTCCTTCGATCGCGCGAAGGAGGTGTTCACCTCGCTCGTGGCGATCCTCGGCACGATCCTGGGCTTTTACTTCGGCGTGGGCGAGGCGGAGCGGATCGTCGAGGATGCGCAGGCGGCACTCGGGACGCCAGGCACGTCCGAGCCCGAGAACGCCCCGCCCATCGATCAGGAGTGACCGCCAGGCGGGGGGATTCGCCCGCCTGCCAGCCGACCTATTATGCGTGCGATTTTTCGCACGCATGAGGGCAGGGCCTGTGCGGTTTTTCGCACAGACCGCGGAAGCATTCACGGACGGCTGACCCTAAGGCGCTGAGAATATTGAACAAACGGTGTCCGATTCGAATCGAATCAATTTGCTTGTCAGAACGACGCGTTCGGCGTTCCCTCTTTGGCAGCGTCGGGCGGTCACGCCGGGCGCAGAGAAGAGGTGCGCAGCCGCCTCGATACCGTCTGGGAGGACCTTATGAAGACATTTCTGAAGACCACCGCTGCCGTCGCGGCGCTGTCCATTTCCGCCACCACCGCCTTTGCCGCAGAGCATGAGGCCGGATGCGACGATGGCGAGATGGTCATCAAGTTCAGCCACGTGACCAACACCGACCGTCACCCTAAGGGCATTGCCGCAAGCCTTCTGATGGAGCGCGTCAACACCGAGATGGACGGCGTTGCCTGCATGGAGGTCTACCCGAACTCCACGCTCTACAACGACGACCAGGTGCTCGAGGCAATGCTGCAGGGCGACGTGCAGATGGCCGCCCCGTCGCTGTCCAAGTTCGAGCAGTTCACCAAGGTGTTCCGCATCTTCGACCTGCCGTTCATGTTCAAGGATATCGACGCGGTCGACGCGTTCCAGGCCTCCGATACCGGCCAGGAGATGCTGGAATCCATGACCCGCCGCGGTCTGCTGGGCCTGGCCTACTGGCACAATGGCATGAAGCAGATGTCGGCGAACGTGCCGCTTCTGGAGCCCACCGATGCCGACGGCCTGAAGTTCCGCGTGCAGAACTCCGAGGTGCTCAAGGCGCAGATGGCGGCCATGGGCGCATCGCCCCAGCCGATGGCCTTCTCCGAGGTCTACGGCGCGCTGCAGACCGG
Proteins encoded in this window:
- a CDS encoding DctP family TRAP transporter solute-binding subunit, with the translated sequence MKTFLKTTAAVAALSISATTAFAAEHEAGCDDGEMVIKFSHVTNTDRHPKGIAASLLMERVNTEMDGVACMEVYPNSTLYNDDQVLEAMLQGDVQMAAPSLSKFEQFTKVFRIFDLPFMFKDIDAVDAFQASDTGQEMLESMTRRGLLGLAYWHNGMKQMSANVPLLEPTDADGLKFRVQNSEVLKAQMAAMGASPQPMAFSEVYGALQTGVVDGQENTWSNIYGQKFFEVQDGTTETNHGVIDYLVVTGTDWWDSLDADVRDQLATIVAEVTETRNSESFAVNEEAKQAILDAGGVVRELTAEQRAAWVETMKPVWDQFREDVGEENIAAAQSINEMN